Proteins encoded by one window of Dioscorea cayenensis subsp. rotundata cultivar TDr96_F1 chromosome 6, TDr96_F1_v2_PseudoChromosome.rev07_lg8_w22 25.fasta, whole genome shotgun sequence:
- the LOC120263338 gene encoding LOW QUALITY PROTEIN: ethylene-responsive transcription factor ERF109-like (The sequence of the model RefSeq protein was modified relative to this genomic sequence to represent the inferred CDS: inserted 1 base in 1 codon), with protein sequence MTSLYSQDQEQAIIISSLVHVISGDTSPATTIPDLFQRQLCSTCGIGGCLGCDLFPNTTTSATSNTTSSKTRAATDDQKQQKKKRREKKNKYRGVRQRPWGKWVAEIRDPWQAVRKWLGTFNTAEDAXRAYDLAAIQLRGPRAKLNFSFPDQQDGNGVHDHTASASGAISEEQSQYQYSV encoded by the exons ATGACATCACTTTACtctcaagatcaagaacaagccaTAATCATCTCCTCACTAGTCCACGTCATCTCCGGTGACACCTCTCCCGCCACTACCATCCCTGACCTTTTCCAGCGCCAACTTTGCTCGACATGCGGCATTGGTGGTTGTTTAGGTTGTGATTTGTTCCCCAATACTACTACTTCTGCTACTAGTAATACTACAAGTAGTAAAACGAGAGCAGCTACTGATGATCAAAagcagcagaagaagaaaagaagggagaagaagaacaagtatAGAGGTGTGAGGCAGAGGCCGTGGGGGAAATGGGTGGCAGAGATACGTGACCCTTGGCAAGCTGTGCGTAAATGGCTGGGGACCTTCAACACAGCCGAAGACG GTCGGGCTTATGACTTGGCTGCTATTCAGCTTCGTGGTCCCAGAGCTAAGctcaatttttcttttcctgaTCAGCAAGATGGAAATGGGGTTCATGATCACACTGCAAGTGCTAGTGGTGCTATTAGTGAAGAACAGTCACAATATCAGTATTCAGTATGA